A region from the Nesterenkonia lacusekhoensis genome encodes:
- a CDS encoding ABC transporter permease, producing MDWILRNAPRIGELALDHLALSLPAVLTAFLLSVPLAVLANRLRLLREPIISGTGLLYAVPSLPLFIVLPVILGTGVRDAFNAVVALTLFGMALMVRSAAEGLDAVSEDVRLAATAQGYSRWGRFWTVDLPLAGPALLAGLRVVSVSTISLVTVSAVLGVQSLGSLFTDGFQRGIVPSILAGVVMTALVALILDLLLILVGRTLMPWRRTSGRTEGAAV from the coding sequence ATGGACTGGATCCTGCGCAACGCCCCGCGCATCGGGGAGCTCGCCCTGGATCATCTGGCGCTGAGCCTGCCGGCCGTGCTGACCGCGTTCCTGCTCTCGGTCCCGCTGGCGGTGCTGGCCAACCGGCTGCGCCTGCTGCGTGAGCCGATCATCTCCGGAACCGGCCTGCTCTACGCGGTGCCCTCCCTGCCGCTGTTCATCGTGCTGCCGGTCATCCTGGGCACCGGGGTCCGTGACGCCTTCAACGCGGTGGTCGCCCTGACGCTGTTCGGGATGGCGCTGATGGTCCGCTCCGCGGCCGAGGGGCTGGACGCGGTCTCCGAGGACGTCCGGCTGGCGGCCACCGCGCAGGGGTATTCGCGCTGGGGACGCTTCTGGACGGTGGACCTGCCGCTGGCCGGGCCCGCGCTGCTGGCGGGCCTGCGGGTGGTCAGCGTGAGCACCATCAGCCTGGTCACGGTCAGCGCGGTGCTGGGCGTGCAGTCGCTGGGCTCGCTGTTCACCGACGGCTTCCAGCGCGGCATCGTCCCCTCCATCCTGGCCGGCGTCGTGATGACCGCCCTGGTGGCTCTGATCCTGGACCTGTTGCTGATCCTGGTCGGCCGCACGCTGATGCCCTGGAGGCGAACCTCTGGCAGGACGGAGGGGGCTGCGGTATGA
- a CDS encoding ABC transporter ATP-binding protein: MGIEFRDVSKTYPDGTQAVRDFSLTIPSHTATVFLGSSGCGKTTLLRMVNRMVDPSSGQVLIDDEDIASAHPVRLRRRIGYVMQHSGLLPHRKVIDNVATVLRLNGSGRTEARKRAEELLDVVGLDPALGKRYPEQLSGGQQQRVGVARGLAGDPNILLMDEPFGAVDPLVRLELQKELKRIQTELRKTIVFVTHDIDEALALGDQIVVLKSGGEVAQMGTPLELVTAPADDFVAQFVGLEDGRRTLKAVPGEGRGWVVTDSHGRPLGMLGDLPGAPAPAEG; the protein is encoded by the coding sequence ATGGGTATCGAATTCAGGGACGTCAGCAAGACCTATCCAGACGGCACCCAGGCGGTCCGCGACTTCAGCCTGACCATCCCCTCCCACACCGCCACGGTGTTCCTGGGCTCCTCGGGATGCGGGAAGACCACCCTGCTGCGGATGGTCAACCGTATGGTGGACCCCTCCTCTGGTCAGGTGCTCATCGATGACGAGGACATCGCCTCCGCCCATCCGGTGCGGCTGCGCCGGAGGATCGGCTATGTCATGCAGCACTCCGGCCTGCTGCCGCACCGGAAGGTCATCGACAACGTGGCCACTGTGCTGCGGCTCAACGGCTCCGGCCGGACCGAGGCGCGGAAGCGGGCGGAGGAGCTGCTCGACGTCGTCGGGCTGGACCCCGCCCTGGGGAAGCGATACCCGGAGCAGCTCTCCGGGGGTCAGCAGCAGCGGGTCGGGGTGGCCCGCGGTCTGGCCGGCGACCCCAACATCCTGCTGATGGACGAGCCTTTCGGCGCCGTAGACCCGCTGGTCCGCCTGGAGCTGCAGAAGGAGCTCAAACGCATCCAGACCGAGCTGCGCAAGACGATCGTCTTCGTCACCCATGACATCGATGAGGCGCTGGCCCTCGGGGACCAGATCGTGGTGCTTAAGTCAGGGGGTGAGGTCGCGCAGATGGGGACCCCGTTGGAGCTGGTCACCGCCCCGGCCGATGATTTCGTGGCGCAGTTCGTCGGTCTGGAGGACGGCCGCCGCACGCTGAAGGCCGTACCCGGAGAGGGCAGAGGATGGGTCGTGACCGACTCCCACGGCCGCCCGCTCGGGATGCTCGGCGACCTGCCCGGGGCCCCGGCTCCTGCGGAGGGTTGA